One region of Pseudomonadota bacterium genomic DNA includes:
- a CDS encoding SGNH/GDSL hydrolase family protein, whose amino-acid sequence MKSLKNILFVTVPVLVVLLIMLEFFFRIVIPASGPPRGYFDEKEKMYFFDNKNEKGIITLGRFAEIRAKWRINNMHWNYPIDYSANGGKKLIAVIGDSYIEAFQVNVDENYPFLLRKKLKEDYEVYAFGISGAALSQYLHISRYVNKHFRPDIVIFNLVHNDFDESIQALSPQNYHFQQISIKEDDSISEILPRPNYSLAQYRPLKRFIYKSSLFRYLWCKKCRASFLQKRNMRQILIQLK is encoded by the coding sequence TTGAAATCATTAAAGAATATTTTATTTGTTACTGTGCCCGTTTTAGTTGTTCTATTAATAATGCTGGAGTTCTTTTTTAGAATAGTGATTCCAGCATCTGGGCCGCCACGGGGGTATTTTGACGAGAAAGAGAAAATGTACTTTTTTGACAACAAAAATGAAAAAGGGATAATTACCTTGGGGCGATTTGCAGAAATTAGAGCAAAATGGCGAATTAACAATATGCACTGGAATTATCCAATTGACTATTCTGCCAACGGTGGCAAGAAGCTGATTGCTGTAATTGGTGATTCTTATATTGAAGCGTTCCAGGTAAATGTGGATGAAAACTATCCATTTTTGCTCAGAAAAAAGTTGAAAGAGGATTATGAAGTTTATGCTTTTGGAATATCCGGCGCCGCATTGTCACAGTATTTACATATTAGCAGATATGTTAACAAACACTTTAGACCTGATATTGTAATTTTTAATCTGGTACATAACGATTTTGATGAAAGCATTCAGGCGTTGTCGCCCCAAAATTATCATTTTCAGCAGATATCTATTAAAGAGGATGATTCAATTTCAGAAATTCTACCGCGACCAAACTATTCTTTAGCACAATACAGACCGTTAAAAAGATTCATATATAAAAGTTCGTTGTTTCGCTATCTATGGTGCAAGAAATGCCGAGCATCTTTTCTGCAAAAAAGAAATATGAGGCAAATATTAATACAACTCAAGTAA